A single region of the Plutella xylostella chromosome 7, ilPluXylo3.1, whole genome shotgun sequence genome encodes:
- the LOC125488806 gene encoding keratin, type II cytoskeletal 2 epidermal-like, with the protein MGDEAYELLVNLACPSKPSDITYEAACDLLRDHLQPSPSVWAERFRFRQRRQSAEENVSGYVAALKKAARLCNFGDKLNDNLRDQLVCGLRSDVIRQRLFAEDDTLTFTNAVKLATSLEAAEINAAAVEAPGASGGGGGGGAASSGGAVHALELAQQGRARGPQRGGGGGAGGGPHSSRGAGSYSSSGAGGAAFNGADGWRQSRGHEAVTAAGPGRGACRACGARNHSENSCRFRDYVCSRCRETGHLRRVCPRAAGRGRTGGGGGGRAPGRVHYGATAAEPDSWEENLGEGADLEEALHSLCLNDYRAV; encoded by the exons ATGGGTGATGAGGCCTACGAGTTACTGGTGAACTTGGCATGTCCTAGTAAGCCGTCGGACATAACCTATGAGGCCGCGTGTGACCTACTACGTGACCATCTGCAGCCTTCCCCGTCGGTGTGGGCGGAACGGTTCAGGTTCAGACAGAGGCGGCAAAGCGCAGAAGAAAACGTTTCGGGTTACGTGGCCGCACTCAAAAAGGCGGCACGTCTTTGCAACTTTGGAGATAAGCTGAACGACAATCTCCGGGATCAGCTCGTGTGCGGGCTGAGGAGCGACGTCATTCGTCAGCGCCTGTTCGCCGAGGACGACACATTGACGTTCACGAACGCGGTGAAGCTGGCCACGTCACTGGAAGCGGCGGAGATAAACGCGGCAGCGGTGGAGGCGCCGGGAGccagtggcggcggcggcggcggcggggcggccaGCTCCGGGGGCGCGGTGCATGCGCTCGAGCTGGCGCAGCaggggcgcgcgcgcgggccgcagcggggcggcggcggcggcgcgggcggcggtcCCCACAGCAGCCGGGGCGCTGGTAGCTACAGCAGCAGCGGCGCGGGTGGAGCGGCGTTCAATGGAGCCGACGGTTGGCGTCAATCGCGGGGCCACGAGGCAGTGACGGCAGCAGGGCCCGGCCGAGGGGCATGTCGTGCTTGTGGTGCGCGCAACCATTCGGAGAATAGTTGTCGTTTCCGGGACTATGTGTGCAGCCGGTGCAGGGAGACGGGCCACCTGAGGCGGGTGTGCCCGCGtgcggcggggcgcgggcggaccgggggcggcggcgggggccgCGCCCCGGGCCGGGTGCACTACGGAGCGACCGCCGCGGAACCTGACTCCTGGGAGGAGAACCTCGGCGAGGGCGCCGATCTCGAGGAGGCGTTACACAGCTTGTGTCTAAACGATTACAGAGCG GTATAA
- the LOC105396463 gene encoding uncharacterized protein K02A2.6-like: MWGHRLVVPEKCREKVLNMIHEPHMGVVKSKAIARSYVWWAGVDEALERVCRACAVCAAQADAPPRVPHSPWPWPARPWTRLHLDFMGPIFGKTYLIVVDSTSKWIEVFPVPSTAANWTIDKLVELWGRWGIPKQLVSDNGPPYSSSEFAKFTRSYGIDHIFAAPYHPSSNGAAENAVRTIKRVVKKAMYEKQSIDRALHTFLLYYRNTEHATTGQSPSMLLQGRRLRTRLDALRADVGGRVSRLQHRQLGGAASGAANREIHAGEDVWYRQYLRGEKWEPGKVINKLGPKNMEVRGIDGSQVHRHVDQLRRRSRNSLVFPAKDKQENPNVVNTSDTADVVTVGVSPRGSEAQSERGAGSVTPARAQAPPPATPSGSPEESADQFLSPESSPASVPPQSRPIRTCNLHKNPKYRF, encoded by the coding sequence ATGTGGGGACACAGGCTAGTAGTACCAGAAAAATGTCGggaaaaagtattaaatatgATACACGAGCCCCACATGGGCGTCGTGAAGTCGAAGGCGATAGCTCGCAGCTACGTGTGGTGGGCAGGAGTGGACGAGGCGCTGGAGCGGGTGTGTCGCGCGTGCGCGGTGTGCGCGGCGCAGGCGGACGCGCCGCCGCGGGTGCCACACTCGCCCTGGCCGTGGCCGGCGCGCCCGTGGACGAGGCTACACCTCGACTTCATGGGACCAATATTCGGAAAGACTTATTTAATAGTTGTAGACTCCACTTCCAAATGGATCGAGGTGTTTCCGGTACCTAGCACAGCAGCCAATTGGACGATAGACAAGCTCGTTGAATTATGGGGACGATGGGGCATTCCTAAGCAGTTGGTCAGCGACAACGGCCCGCCATATTCTAGTAGCGAATTTGCGAAGTTTACTAGATCATACGGCATAGATCACATATTTGCGGCACCGTATCATCCATCCTCCAACGGGGCAGCGGAAAACGCAGTTAGGACTATCAAACGAGTTGTCAAAAAGGCCATGTATGAAAAACAGTCGATAGATAGGGCTTTGCAcacatttttattgtattatagaaATACGGAACATGCGACGACCGGACAGAGTCCCAGCATGCTGCTGCAGGGCCGGCGCCTGCGCACGCGCCTGGACGCGCTGCGGGCGGACGTGGGCGGCCGCGTGAGCCGCCTGCAGCACCGCCAGCTCGGGGGCGCCGCCTCGGGGGCGGCCAATCGCGAAATACACGCGGGGGAGGATGTGTGGTATAGGCAATATCTTAGGGGCGAAAAGTGGGAACCGGGAAAGGTCATTAATAAATTAGGTCCTAAAAACATGGAGGTTAGGGGCATAGATGGTTCTCAGGTTCATAGGCACGTAGACCAGTTAAGACGGAGATCTAGGAATTCGCTTGTTTTCCCAGCAAAAGATAAACAAGAGAACCCAAACGTTGTGAACACTTCTGACACAGCAGATGTTGTAACGGTGGGCGTTTCGCCTCGAGGGTCGGAGGCTCAGTCGGAGCGGGGCGCGGGGTCCGTGACgccggcgcgggcgcaggccCCTCCGCCGGCAACTCCGTCCGGCTCGCCGGAAGAATCAGCTGATCAGTTCTTATCGCCGGAGTCATCGCCCGCCAGTGTGCCGCCCCAGTCTCGTCCTATACGTACTTGCAATTTGCATAAAAACCCTAAATATAGATTTTAG